The Brachyspira sp. SAP_772 genome includes the window GTGAGCATGAAAGTTATGTTAATCCAAACAATACAGAAACAACTAGTATAAATGATTCACACAGCGGTCATGTGGTATTTAAATATTCAGACACAAAAATAGTAATTGTTGCATCTGCAGGTGCAGGTTTAGCAAGAACAGATGAAGACCCAGACAAAAAAGATCCTCCTTCAAGAGTGGATTATATAGTTGGTACTGTTGATGGAACTAAAATTACTTGGGGCAATTGGCAGGAAGTAAGAACATCAGAAGGCACACCATTAGAAAAAGCTAGAAAGACTTGTGCTTTATATTTAAATGTAACTTGGAACAACAGAAACTATTCTCAAGTAGGTACGCAATCTGCAAGAGGCTATGTAATGACATCTGGAACGACATATATGATTATGCCTATTATATTTGCACACATGGGTCAAAACTCTAATTTATATGAGCTTATGGGAAGATATGTGTTAAAAGGAGAACTTAATAATGATACTGTAACTTGGACAGAGTATGAAAGTCCTGTTGCATATGGCGGATATGGTTCTGATTTTAATGGAAAAGTTGGAATGTGGAAAGAGACACAAGTTATAAGTGCTGGTGTTAATAATATTAAATACCTAGTTAGTCCTAGTGCGTTATGGAGACATTTCAAATTAGGCATTGTTACAGAGTCAGGAGCTAAGCCAAAAGATACTTCAATAACAGCTTCAGAGGGTTCTATAGGTTATTACAATGTAGGCACAAAGTGGTTTGGTACTTGGGAATACCCTATTAAGGATGGTTGGATACAAGGAACTAATAATAGTTCTCGTTCAAGCGGAATATTAATAGTTACTAAATACAAAGATGGTGTTGTATATAGAGATTTAACTATGTATTTGGTAAATGATAGTATTGGTATTAAAGGAAACGGTTTTGTAATAAATGCTGTTGGAAGATCTGCTTCTGTGGATATGTTGGCTGATGGTACTATAGTTACTTATGCCGAAGAAGGCAGTGATTATTATAATTACTTCAATGTATTTACAAGATATTCTCAAGCTTATATTGCTAAGAAGACTGGAAACGTTAATTAAAATATAAATATTAATAAAAATTAAAGAGAGTGTATATTTTTTATATGCTCTCTTTTTTATTTTAACAAAATTATTCTAATATAAAAAATCAATAAAAAAATAGTTCTCAAAAAATTAAAAGATTTATTTTTAAATGATAATTCTATATTTTTTTAATAAAACATATCTTATAAATATAGAAAAAACAATAAAAAGTATATAATTTTAATTTTTATTTAAAATTTAAGTGAATTCAAGTAAATAAATATAAAATTTTGCTTGACTTTAGTTTTTTATTCAATATACTTAAATATAGACGGGGTGGGTATAAATCTTTTTCTATAATATGATCTTTTGGAAATAATAAATCGATTAAAAAAACTTTGCTGTAAAAAAATTGGAAGTAATTTTTATTTTAATAAATAGGCAAAAAATTATATTTATGGAGATTTTTATGAGTAAAAAGATTATTTATTTATTGTTTTTAGTTGTAGCTTTAATCTTAGCATTTGCAAGCTGTAAGAAAGATAACGGTTTAAATCCCACTGTCTTTAAGAGTAACCCAAATAAAGAAGAAGTAATAAAAACGAATACAGGCGGTTTATATAAAGACTGGGATTCAATAAAAGACTTAACTGTTATACAAGACTTTCCTGTTATAGATGAATCAAAATCAGATAAATACTATTATAGAAACCCTATAATAGTTTCTTTGGTTGATAATGCTATCATAATGATAATTGAGAAAAGAATTGGTTTTAAAGGTTCTGAAAATGACATAGGTATAAACGGTGAAGGACCAGTAGATATAGTATATTCAACGTCTTTTGGCGGTGATTATTGGACTCCATTATCTACATTTGGTAATAATATATTTGGTGATTCTTCAACTGGTGCTGATGATGCTGTTTCTTCTCCTATAGTATATTATAAAAAACCTTCTTCTGGTAATACTACTAAAATGTATATAATAGCTTCTGCTGGTGCTGGTTTATCTCGTACTGATACAGCATATTCAAATAGAAATCCTCAGTCAAAACTTAAATATTTTGTTTGTGATATTTATTCCTCTAATAAAGACATTAGTATAACATGGAAAGGAGACTGGAAAGAGCTAACAATAACTGACCCTAGTCTTTCAGATATACAGTTTGGTACACATTCTGCAAGAGGAGTATTTATTTCTGATAATAAATTAGTTCTTCCTATAATAACAGCAGACTTAGGTGTTAATAATAATATTAAAGATGCAATGGGAGTGAAGTTCTTTGAGATTCAAATTAGTGCTGATAAAAATACCCTTACTATGGGTAATCAAATTGGTACAACAATAGAGTTTGATAAAGATAGTAGCGGTAAGTTTAGTATGTATAAAGAAGTAGAAGCAGTAGCTTATGATACTGATAAAGTAACTTATTTGGCAGTTCCTAACCCATCAAGAAATAATTATACTATGGGAAAAGGGGACAGCAGCAGTCAAACTGTAACAGCACTTACAGGATTAAAAGGTTCAGAAGGTTCTTTCGGTTTTTTGAAAATAAATAATGGTTGGTATGGTGCACAAGAATATAATCCAAATGCATATGCTTCAAATCCTTCAACTGCTGGTAATAGTGCTGGTAGTACAGTTTCAACTGCAATATTGTTCTCACATGTAGCATCTAAGGTTGGAAAAAATTATTTGTATATTCTTAACAGTGATTATACTCCTAAAGGCGGCGGTTTACAAATAGCTAAAACAAGTAAAAGCTCTTCTATAGATATATTGTCAGATGGTACTATAATTATGGCTACTGAAAAAGAAAGAAACCCTAATGTTGATGGCAATAAATTTAGTATATTCTTCAGCAGATATACTCAAAAATATTTAGCTGAAAACATAAAATAATTTAGAAATTAAATAGTTATGCTAGGAATATGTTTGATAGTGTCAAGTATATTTCTTGTTGTATTTTTTATTAGGAGAATACAAGTGAAAGAAATTATTTATATTATTTACTCTAATCAGTTGCGGCAGTGATTACTTTTATAAAATTATATTAAAATAAATTAAAAAATGCTTGTAAAAAAAAGTAAAAGATTTATAATTATTTTGTATGAAATTTTGATATTTATTTATAATAAAATATATATTATAGAGGTGTATAAATAATAAAAATATACAATTTAATTTTTATTTGAATTTTATTAAAAAAATAAGTGAATTCAAGTAAATAAATATAAAATTTTGCTTGAATTTAGTTTTTTTATTTAATATACTTAAATATAGATGTAAGGGGTATAAGGTATAAAGTTTTTCTATAATTCGGTCTTTTGAAAATAATAAATTGCTAAAAAACTTTGCTAAAAAAGAAGTTAAAGGCAATTTTTATTTAAATAATAAGGTAACAATTTTATTTTATGGAGATTATTATGAGTAAAAAGATTATTTATTTATTGTCTTTAGTTGTGGTTTTAAGCTTGTTATTTGCAAGTTGTAAGAAGGATAACGGTTTTAGTCCTATCAAAGATAAGAATGAAAATTCAGAAGATGAAATAAAAAATAATACAGGCGGTGTGATAGACAACTGGGAGGGTTTGGAAGAATATGCTGAGAAACCTATACAAGATTATGCTGTTATAGATGTTTCAAAATCAGGCAGTGACTATTATAGAAACCCTGTAGTTGTTGCTTTAGGCGGATCAAATGTATTAATAATCACTGAAAAAAGAATCGGTTTTAAAGGTTCAGAAAACGATGTAGGTGTAGATGGTAAAAATAGAACAGATATAGTATATTTATTGAGTAGTAATGCAGGCGATAGCTTTGCAAGTGCACAGACAGTTGGAAGTGCATCAACTAGCGGCAGTGACGCTGTTTGTTCTCCTATAGTATATTATAAGAAACCTTCTTCTGGTACTACTGCTAAAATATATATAATAGCCTCTTCTGGTGCTGGTTTATCTCGTACTGATACAGCATATACAGATAGAGATATTAAATCAAAGCTTAAATATATTGTTGGTACAGTTAGCGGTATTGATGGAAAAGCTACTGTAAGTTGGGATGCAGGTTGGCAAGATTTAAGTTGGACAGATAGCGGATCTGCACAGTATGGTACACACAGTGCAAGAGGTGTAATGGGTGATGATGGCAGTTTAATTCTTCCTGTAATATTTACAGAAGCGAACACGGGAGGTCTTGGTACTATTAGTGACCCTAAAGAGCGTTTGATGATGAATATATTTAAAATTGATAATAATAATTTTTCTATTGTAAATAATAATTCATTTGGTTTGTCTAGTTTCACACCGCTTGCTGCAGATACAAATTTCAACTCATATAAAGCAGCATCAGTAATAAGTTATAGTAGTACTGAACGAACTATAGACTATCTTTGTGTACCAACCGAGGAACCAATGAAAATTATGAAATGGGTGCATCGTGATGACCAAAATTCAGATAATTATTGGTCAATAACGGGTGGTTATGTTACTTTATTATCTAGCGGTGATGGCTCTTTCGGTTTCTTGAAAATAGATAACGGTTGGTATGGTACTAATGAGTATGATCCTTCAGTATATGCTTCAAATCCTGCAAATGCTGGCAGTAGTGTTGATAGTAAATCTTTGTTATCACATGCATTGCCTATGAATAATGGTGGAAAAGGCTATTTAATTTTCTATTATCTTGATATACATCAAGCTGGTGGTGGTATAGTACAAGCTAAAACAAGTAAAAGTTCTTCTATAGATATATTGCCAGATGGTACTATAATTATGGCTACCGAAAAAGAAAGAGATCCTAATGCTGATGGTAATAAATTTAGTATATTCTTCAGCAGATACACTCAAAAATATATATCAAAATAAAATAATTTGGAAAGATATTAATTAAATAATTATGCAAGGGATATATTTTTTCAAGTATATCCCTTGTTTTATGATTTTTTATTTAATAAATAATAAGGATAAAAATTATACATGGAGATTATTATGAGTAAGAAGATTATTTATTTATTGTTTTTACTTATGGCTTTAACCTTAGCGTTTGCAAGCTGTAAGAAAGATAACGGTTTAAATCCTACAACAGGATTTAACAACCCAATCATTCCAAGCGTTACCAACAGTATAAAAGATGAAGATAAAAATGTACAAACGAATACAGGCGGTTTATATGAAGATTGGGATTCAATAAAAGATTTAACTGTTATAGAAAACTATGCTGCTATAGATAAAGCAAGAGCAGGTACTAACTATTATAGAAATCCTATAGTAGTTGCATTAGGTTATAAGACTGTTATGATAATATTTGAGAGTAGAATGGGTTTCGGAGGTTCCGAAAACGGCACAGGTGTAAATGGTAAAGACCCAGTAGCTTTGGCATATACAATAGGTGTTAACTCTGGCGATCCTAATGACTTTTATAAAATAGCTCAGCCTAGTAGTTTTCAAACCGGTCCTGAGTACTATGTTTCTGATTTTGTAGTATATTATCAGAAACTTCCTACTAGTGATACTGCTACATTATATATAATAGCTTCTTCTGGTGCTGGTTTATCTCGTACTAATACACCATATGCAAGTAGAACTATTAAATCAAAACTTAGATATATGGCTTGCACTATTACTACTAGTCCTACTTCTGCTGATTTTCGATGGAACGATGACTGGACAGATTTAGAAATAACTGATTCTAGTCTTTCAGATATACAGTTTGGTACGCATTCTGCAAGAGGAGTTATTGCTTCTGACGGCAGTTTAATTCTTCCTATAATAACAGCAGACTTAGGTACTACTAGTGAGCCTAAAGAAAATATGGGCGTTAGATTCTATAAAGTTAATGCTAACGGTAGAACTCTTACACTTGGGTCACAAATTGGCAGAAGTATAGAATTTAAAGACAGTAGTAATTATAAAGAAGTACAAGCTGTAGCTTATGATGCTAGTAAAGTAACTTATTTGGCAATACCTAACTCATCAAGAAATAATTATACTATGGGAAAAGGTACTAGTGCTAATTCAACTGTAACAGCACTTACAGGAGTAAAAGGTTCAGATGGTTCTTTCGGCTTCTTGAAAATATCTAAAGGCTGGTATGGCACTAATCAGTATGATCCTAAACTATATGTTACTAGTCCTTCAACTGCCGGCAGTAAAGCTGAAGATACAATATTGTTCTCACATACGGAATCTAAGCTTGGAGCAAATTATTTGTATATGCTAAATGATTATTATACTTCTAAAGGCAAGTCAATACTTCAAATAGGCGAAACAAGTAAAAGTTCTTCTATAGATGTATTGGCAGATGGTACTATAATTATGGCTTCTGAAAGAGATGGAGAGGAAACGGCTAATGGTTTGAAATTTAGTATATACTTCAGCAGATATACTCAAAAATATTTAGCTGAACAATTAAAATAATTTTGAAGATACTAATATTGAATAGTTATGCAAGGGGTATATTTTTCAAGTATATCCCTTGTTTTATTATTTACTTAAGCAGTTACAGCACTAGTTATTTTTATTCAATATTTTATTTAATTTATAATTTTAATCCAGTATTTAGTTTTATGCCCTCTTTTTTATTTTAAATACATTTTTTTATATTATTAAATTTAAATTATTTACTAAAAATTAATTTTATTGTATAATAATTGCAACAATTTTTTTAAGGAGTATAATTAATGAGGCTTGAAGATTTAAAACATGAAAAGCTTAAAGCTTGGATAAAAGAAGTAGCTGATATGTGCGAACCTAAAGATATATATGTTTGCGATGGAAGTAAAGAAGAATATGACA containing:
- a CDS encoding sialidase family protein, with the translated sequence MKKIIYSFLIISFLMAISCKDMGSLQDQLSNLGKPPEEIEIPDGVTDPDTGLIKPDDGDSGSTGGDNTGGGTTGGGSTGGSGSTGGSTTTGPTYTVSSDFQSNSPMRRKVLLQGVGNAYYRNPVLVVVGGNRIFAFSEKRYVNSSAGKDVGVDGKTKVDIVYMVSANSGNDWSEHESYVNPNNTETTSINDSHSGHVVFKYSDTKIVIVASAGAGLARTDEDPDKKDPPSRVDYIVGTVDGTKITWGNWQEVRTSEGTPLEKARKTCALYLNVTWNNRNYSQVGTQSARGYVMTSGTTYMIMPIIFAHMGQNSNLYELMGRYVLKGELNNDTVTWTEYESPVAYGGYGSDFNGKVGMWKETQVISAGVNNIKYLVSPSALWRHFKLGIVTESGAKPKDTSITASEGSIGYYNVGTKWFGTWEYPIKDGWIQGTNNSSRSSGILIVTKYKDGVVYRDLTMYLVNDSIGIKGNGFVINAVGRSASVDMLADGTIVTYAEEGSDYYNYFNVFTRYSQAYIAKKTGNVN
- a CDS encoding sialidase family protein produces the protein MSKKIIYLLFLVVALILAFASCKKDNGLNPTVFKSNPNKEEVIKTNTGGLYKDWDSIKDLTVIQDFPVIDESKSDKYYYRNPIIVSLVDNAIIMIIEKRIGFKGSENDIGINGEGPVDIVYSTSFGGDYWTPLSTFGNNIFGDSSTGADDAVSSPIVYYKKPSSGNTTKMYIIASAGAGLSRTDTAYSNRNPQSKLKYFVCDIYSSNKDISITWKGDWKELTITDPSLSDIQFGTHSARGVFISDNKLVLPIITADLGVNNNIKDAMGVKFFEIQISADKNTLTMGNQIGTTIEFDKDSSGKFSMYKEVEAVAYDTDKVTYLAVPNPSRNNYTMGKGDSSSQTVTALTGLKGSEGSFGFLKINNGWYGAQEYNPNAYASNPSTAGNSAGSTVSTAILFSHVASKVGKNYLYILNSDYTPKGGGLQIAKTSKSSSIDILSDGTIIMATEKERNPNVDGNKFSIFFSRYTQKYLAENIK
- a CDS encoding sialidase family protein translates to MSKKIIYLLSLVVVLSLLFASCKKDNGFSPIKDKNENSEDEIKNNTGGVIDNWEGLEEYAEKPIQDYAVIDVSKSGSDYYRNPVVVALGGSNVLIITEKRIGFKGSENDVGVDGKNRTDIVYLLSSNAGDSFASAQTVGSASTSGSDAVCSPIVYYKKPSSGTTAKIYIIASSGAGLSRTDTAYTDRDIKSKLKYIVGTVSGIDGKATVSWDAGWQDLSWTDSGSAQYGTHSARGVMGDDGSLILPVIFTEANTGGLGTISDPKERLMMNIFKIDNNNFSIVNNNSFGLSSFTPLAADTNFNSYKAASVISYSSTERTIDYLCVPTEEPMKIMKWVHRDDQNSDNYWSITGGYVTLLSSGDGSFGFLKIDNGWYGTNEYDPSVYASNPANAGSSVDSKSLLSHALPMNNGGKGYLIFYYLDIHQAGGGIVQAKTSKSSSIDILPDGTIIMATEKERDPNADGNKFSIFFSRYTQKYISK